One window of Maridesulfovibrio frigidus DSM 17176 genomic DNA carries:
- a CDS encoding glycosyltransferase family 2 protein, which yields MFSFVIPCHNNIELLKKTLAGLSMNTGVVPFEVILVDNNSFDEDIDKAYTKYIDFLDLYLLRQPKLPHPMAVSRARNLGLRLSRYDWIVNLDSDCVITPSYLKRLTEWVQNSHHENPIIVGLRRFVDMNNITDNDILADKVSYDALPLVASEANYSQIVDRRVPYLDKLQDLEHPWAYFHSCNLIYRKDSANAVGGFDEIFDGCWGYEDIDFAHRMITQTNALPCYLPGIECLHQDSESSSTQNRFDKNSNPNWQLIAERIPGYLDYKSKEYLNLNSKIQL from the coding sequence ATGTTTTCTTTCGTTATTCCATGCCATAACAACATTGAACTACTAAAAAAAACTTTGGCTGGACTCAGTATGAACACGGGTGTTGTGCCTTTCGAAGTCATATTAGTAGATAACAACTCTTTCGATGAAGATATCGATAAAGCATATACTAAATATATTGATTTTCTGGACCTCTACCTTCTGCGCCAACCAAAACTCCCTCATCCCATGGCTGTCAGCCGCGCGCGCAATCTGGGCCTGCGTCTAAGCCGCTATGATTGGATTGTGAATCTGGATTCTGACTGTGTGATCACGCCCAGTTATTTGAAAAGGCTCACGGAATGGGTTCAGAACAGCCATCATGAAAATCCCATTATTGTAGGGCTGCGACGTTTCGTAGATATGAACAATATTACCGACAATGACATCCTCGCTGACAAAGTAAGCTATGATGCTCTGCCGCTAGTGGCGAGTGAAGCCAACTATTCTCAGATTGTGGACCGGCGGGTACCTTACCTCGATAAGTTACAGGATTTAGAGCACCCTTGGGCCTATTTTCATTCCTGCAACCTGATTTACCGCAAAGACTCAGCAAATGCCGTAGGTGGGTTTGACGAGATATTCGATGGATGTTGGGGATATGAAGATATAGACTTTGCCCATCGCATGATCACCCAAACAAATGCACTACCGTGTTATCTTCCCGGTATTGAATGCCTACATCAGGACAGCGAATCATCAAGCACACAAAACCGATTTGACAAAAATTCCAACCCTAACTGGCAACTCATAGCTGAACGCATCCCGGGATATCTGGATTACAAGTCCAAAGAATATTTAAACCTAAATAGCAAAATACAACTATGA
- a CDS encoding TIGR01459 family HAD-type hydrolase, with product MKTYSGIAEMVDDYQAFILDVWGVLHDGFNPYPGAVDGLRRMRNLNCPVTLISNTPSTESVLAQELQNIGFSPDLYDSLFTSGTLTREAVKDGEDIGKNYMHIGPEIRAGLIDGLGFKRVDLLNEAHFLLVTGLNDEQQNIASYTEQLACAARNSLPMYCANPDLSISHIDGSQTPCAGSLALAYEELGGVVHKFGKPYPMIFERALSCFPEKQKIALAVVGDSLSTDIRGAKNAGLPAILITSGVAATQAGGSDLTKIINLCKQENLKPDAILEYFSWKKEDR from the coding sequence ATGAAAACATATTCTGGAATTGCGGAAATGGTTGACGATTATCAGGCATTTATACTCGATGTATGGGGAGTCTTGCACGACGGTTTTAATCCCTATCCGGGAGCTGTGGACGGACTGCGCCGCATGCGGAACTTGAACTGCCCTGTTACACTTATATCCAATACGCCTTCTACTGAGTCTGTATTGGCGCAAGAACTCCAGAATATTGGATTCAGCCCTGATCTTTATGACAGCTTGTTTACCTCCGGAACCTTGACCCGTGAGGCTGTAAAAGATGGAGAGGATATAGGTAAAAACTATATGCACATTGGTCCTGAGATACGGGCCGGGCTGATCGACGGACTCGGTTTTAAACGAGTAGACTTATTAAACGAAGCGCATTTTTTGCTGGTTACTGGTCTAAATGATGAACAACAAAATATCGCCTCTTATACAGAACAGCTGGCATGTGCAGCCCGCAACTCTCTCCCTATGTACTGCGCCAACCCGGATCTGAGCATCAGCCATATTGACGGCTCGCAGACTCCGTGCGCCGGAAGTCTTGCTTTGGCCTACGAAGAGTTAGGTGGAGTCGTGCATAAATTTGGAAAACCATATCCAATGATTTTTGAACGAGCCCTGTCTTGCTTTCCAGAAAAGCAAAAAATTGCCCTCGCAGTTGTGGGAGACAGCTTATCCACAGATATCCGAGGGGCAAAAAATGCAGGACTCCCAGCTATCTTAATTACAAGCGGAGTTGCAGCTACTCAAGCAGGAGGCTCGGATCTGACTAAGATTATAAATTTATGTAAGCAGGAAAACCTCAAGCCTGATGCAATTTTGGAATATTTTAGTTGGAAAAAGGAGGACCGCTAA
- a CDS encoding DegT/DnrJ/EryC1/StrS family aminotransferase, with product MSAITIDGLSSSLYALYLRLFKNEAISKTEPFVFRDCLANQKISEFIADSKGHEPNVWVPNLFSGSEKTDCFEFEPVQRMLSEEEKNLCVEAASRCIRNGTCIYGPEIDELTTHLQDFLGSQHVILTSSGTAALTIALLALDVKPDDEVILPANSFAATENAILAVGARPVLADVCEQSHNLDPESVESLVTSRTRVILPVDLYGGLAGMDDLKQITQKHSVALIEDACQAIGVSGVGTSAEFATLSFNTFKNFSGCGKAGALITNNAELAKKARMIAYHGFTPNHKMHKKLPMGFNALIDNLQAAVLLARLPYLAIINFRRMFLAMRYNRSFQKLENKAMLTLPKPGPNNGWHLYTILLKTEDSRNDLISFLDSQGVPSKIVYPCLSHQQDNALRQTLFKNVHLPVTEDLQSRKLALPLFNGMTISEQDQVIKGVHDFLGLSQDFM from the coding sequence ATGTCTGCTATTACTATTGATGGCCTTAGCTCAAGCTTGTACGCTTTATATCTACGGCTATTTAAAAATGAGGCCATATCGAAAACTGAACCATTTGTTTTTCGCGATTGTCTGGCCAACCAGAAAATTTCAGAATTTATAGCTGACAGCAAGGGCCATGAACCAAATGTATGGGTCCCCAACCTGTTTTCTGGCAGTGAAAAAACAGATTGTTTCGAATTCGAGCCTGTGCAGCGCATGTTAAGCGAAGAAGAAAAAAATCTATGTGTTGAAGCAGCATCGCGATGCATTAGAAATGGTACATGCATATATGGCCCTGAGATTGACGAACTAACAACGCATCTACAGGATTTTTTGGGCAGCCAACATGTGATCCTCACGTCCAGCGGAACTGCCGCTCTAACAATCGCCTTACTGGCTCTTGATGTTAAGCCAGACGACGAAGTCATTCTTCCTGCCAACAGCTTTGCGGCAACAGAAAATGCGATACTGGCAGTGGGTGCTCGCCCTGTTCTGGCTGATGTATGTGAGCAGAGCCACAATCTCGATCCCGAAAGCGTGGAGAGCTTAGTTACATCCCGCACTCGAGTTATTCTGCCTGTTGACCTTTATGGAGGACTGGCAGGTATGGATGACTTAAAACAGATAACACAAAAACATAGTGTGGCCTTGATTGAAGATGCTTGCCAGGCCATAGGAGTTAGCGGTGTCGGCACTAGTGCCGAGTTTGCAACGCTCAGTTTCAATACGTTCAAAAATTTTTCAGGCTGCGGCAAGGCCGGAGCCTTGATAACAAATAATGCGGAGCTTGCTAAAAAAGCGAGAATGATTGCCTACCACGGTTTCACGCCGAACCATAAGATGCACAAAAAACTGCCAATGGGATTTAATGCACTCATAGATAACTTACAGGCAGCAGTTCTTCTGGCCCGCTTACCTTACCTTGCCATCATTAACTTCCGCCGAATGTTTCTGGCGATGCGCTACAATCGGTCTTTTCAAAAGCTAGAAAACAAAGCCATGCTAACATTGCCTAAACCTGGGCCAAATAATGGATGGCACCTCTACACAATTCTGCTAAAGACTGAAGATTCCCGTAATGATTTAATTTCTTTTCTGGACTCTCAAGGTGTCCCTTCCAAAATAGTCTACCCCTGCTTGTCGCACCAGCAAGATAATGCTTTACGCCAGACACTTTTTAAAAATGTGCATCTGCCCGTAACGGAGGACCTGCAAAGCCGCAAGCTAGCGCTTCCCCTGTTCAACGGGATGACCATTTCGGAACAGGATCAGGTAATAAAAGGTGTTCACGATTTTCTCGGTTTATCACAAGATTTCATGTAA
- a CDS encoding sugar porter family MFS transporter encodes MMLYIATAIASIGGFLFGIDTGIIAGVMPKLKQIWNLSPGQELGVMVAILAGAVIGAALAGKIADYIGRRDTIMATAGLFVMGSFSSALTNSPEMFVICRVLVGVALGAVSLAAPLYISEISPTGKRAQHVICYQVGITSGLLAAYIASAFFQDVLHGWRGMLLIGAVPGFFLSLASLMLVESPRWLMLQGDEEEARKSFHILGHKNIDATIKEIHKSLAEPTGDLWSQLFTTPVRFALLLGVSLFFFQQFIGINTILFTAPTGKAVNTMFPPGATLNFTLTLGLVNLAMTFVAIFLVKRITRKRILQAGLFGMACCLIVLAVASHWNAFAPWTDQLIAITLLTYIAIFSCTWGPLVWVIISEIYPLKIRGLAMSIPVAAHWLFAIIATSAGVIAVNMLHGSTLYWIFFVMALLGLLFLRGDYFETISSSLEVIQKRLLTRTIPIQKKNFIYYVIATVAATGGLLIGLNIGVISGALVLITPEWNLSALEQGMLVSSVSAGLLIGQLIAGKATDIFGRRYLLLSTAALYVAGSFGCALSESLTELIIGRLLIGLTMGVTAVASSMYLSEIAPSKIRGKLLTLNQLCLCLGLMLSFLAAIYFESSDNGWKYMFGVMAIPAAVYGCCMLFLPESPRWLLSRGSVGACARMMRRMGVEDTKAAMQKLKGEDEAPPNGQWADLIKPWLLKPVLLGLLLMYLSVFTGFDAMIFYAPSIFKGAGFTSNTASFMATFGLGAVNLIMTAVSMGVVDSMGRRSLLLWGMAVMALSLGLAGLCLALTGLLGSWAGWLLIGCLCVFVGAFAVSLGPVTGVIVSEIYPQNIRGITLGIVYAANSLFTFVFALGFPTMLNAIGYPMTFWMFALTGVAGGVLCWKYLPETKGLPLEKIEQYWRKS; translated from the coding sequence ATGATGTTATACATCGCCACGGCAATAGCCTCTATCGGAGGGTTTCTTTTCGGGATTGATACCGGCATTATCGCCGGTGTGATGCCAAAACTTAAACAGATCTGGAACCTCTCTCCCGGACAGGAACTAGGTGTCATGGTGGCGATTCTGGCCGGAGCAGTGATAGGTGCGGCTCTAGCTGGTAAAATAGCTGATTACATTGGTCGGCGTGACACGATCATGGCAACAGCCGGTCTGTTTGTTATGGGTAGTTTTTCCAGCGCACTAACCAATTCTCCAGAAATGTTTGTCATATGCCGAGTGCTCGTTGGCGTAGCTCTCGGCGCGGTATCACTTGCAGCCCCTTTGTATATTTCGGAAATTTCACCAACAGGCAAACGCGCCCAACATGTTATCTGCTATCAGGTGGGAATCACTTCAGGCCTACTGGCGGCCTATATAGCATCCGCATTCTTTCAAGACGTCCTACATGGATGGCGTGGGATGCTTCTCATTGGTGCTGTTCCGGGATTTTTTCTGAGTCTGGCTTCCCTAATGCTGGTCGAATCTCCGCGCTGGCTAATGCTTCAGGGGGATGAAGAAGAGGCCCGTAAATCCTTCCACATACTTGGTCATAAGAACATTGATGCAACCATAAAGGAGATACATAAATCTTTAGCTGAACCGACGGGAGATTTATGGAGCCAGCTTTTTACAACTCCGGTTAGATTTGCCTTGCTGCTCGGTGTTAGTCTTTTCTTTTTTCAGCAATTCATTGGAATTAACACCATTCTCTTCACTGCTCCGACGGGTAAAGCTGTCAACACTATGTTTCCTCCGGGAGCAACACTTAATTTTACGCTTACTCTAGGGCTGGTCAATCTAGCCATGACCTTTGTTGCCATATTCCTCGTTAAGCGGATAACGCGTAAGCGAATACTTCAAGCAGGGTTATTCGGAATGGCCTGCTGCCTAATAGTTCTTGCCGTAGCGTCTCACTGGAATGCTTTCGCTCCATGGACAGATCAATTAATCGCCATCACCTTACTTACTTATATTGCCATTTTTTCCTGCACTTGGGGACCGCTTGTGTGGGTCATAATCTCTGAAATATATCCTTTAAAGATTCGTGGTCTGGCCATGAGTATTCCTGTAGCAGCACATTGGCTTTTCGCAATCATTGCCACCTCCGCAGGTGTTATTGCCGTAAATATGCTGCACGGTTCAACTTTGTACTGGATATTCTTTGTTATGGCCCTACTTGGGTTGCTGTTCTTACGCGGGGATTATTTTGAAACAATAAGCTCATCTCTGGAAGTGATCCAGAAACGGCTGCTCACGCGGACAATACCCATACAGAAAAAAAACTTTATCTATTATGTCATCGCCACAGTAGCGGCTACTGGAGGGTTACTGATCGGGCTAAACATTGGAGTCATATCCGGTGCTCTAGTGCTTATCACCCCTGAGTGGAATCTTTCTGCCTTAGAGCAAGGAATGCTCGTCAGTTCGGTCAGCGCCGGTCTTCTGATCGGCCAACTGATTGCAGGCAAGGCGACGGATATCTTCGGACGTCGTTACTTGCTTCTGTCCACAGCAGCTCTGTATGTTGCTGGATCATTCGGCTGTGCCCTCTCAGAATCTCTAACAGAGCTCATCATCGGAAGACTTCTGATCGGTCTGACGATGGGGGTCACTGCCGTAGCTAGTTCTATGTACCTTTCCGAAATTGCGCCTTCAAAGATTCGGGGAAAATTGCTGACTCTAAACCAACTTTGCCTATGTCTAGGATTAATGCTGTCATTCCTCGCTGCGATATATTTTGAATCGTCTGACAATGGTTGGAAATATATGTTTGGCGTGATGGCTATACCTGCTGCAGTTTATGGATGTTGCATGCTTTTCCTTCCAGAATCACCCAGATGGCTGCTTAGCCGTGGCTCAGTGGGAGCTTGCGCAAGAATGATGCGGAGGATGGGCGTGGAAGATACTAAAGCTGCCATGCAAAAATTAAAAGGTGAAGACGAAGCTCCACCTAATGGGCAATGGGCAGACTTGATAAAACCTTGGCTTTTGAAGCCTGTATTACTGGGCTTGCTGCTAATGTATTTGAGTGTCTTTACCGGATTTGACGCCATGATTTTTTACGCTCCTTCAATCTTCAAAGGCGCGGGTTTTACATCCAATACAGCATCATTCATGGCAACATTCGGCCTCGGCGCAGTGAATCTGATCATGACTGCTGTTTCCATGGGAGTTGTTGACAGCATGGGAAGAAGGTCTCTTCTTTTATGGGGAATGGCTGTCATGGCCTTATCTTTAGGTCTGGCCGGACTGTGTTTAGCTCTGACGGGCTTACTCGGAAGCTGGGCTGGTTGGCTGTTGATAGGATGTTTATGTGTGTTTGTCGGAGCCTTCGCAGTAAGTCTGGGGCCGGTAACCGGAGTAATCGTATCGGAAATATATCCCCAAAACATACGTGGTATAACGCTGGGAATTGTATACGCAGCAAACAGCCTGTTCACATTTGTCTTCGCTCTGGGATTTCCCACAATGCTCAACGCTATAGGATATCCAATGACTTTCTGGATGTTCGCCTTAACAGGAGTTGCAGGAGGAGTTCTTTGCTGGAAATACCTACCTGAAACCAAAGGGTTGCCCCTTGAAAAAATTGAACAATACTGGAGAAAAAGCTAA
- a CDS encoding MFS transporter, with product MRRQFNFLWRNSLNECSTAQRRTVQGVLGAAFFSTFGVGAFTFALSVNAQSSGLSPSWLGLAFSGYFLARLVLAPLAGYGADFIGAIPLLLAATGAGAIIPVLYYIYPSTEVLGIIQISLGFCAGIVKPVTMSLLGECVPPNKRGRLFGAYNTCLYAALVISPLVGGLAINIQGGIGPLILTCPSIGMGLTFLFFLRAKAVSPTHEATSRTKKEGPPWRNMAFIALLLAVIGRTMGSAVIITFLPRLINERFGLSGILAGVLFALSNIVIILGMPITSKWADIRDRTGLTFLGMGLCAACLFGFGQPLPLWTFACLSIAMGLGSALSLPSSMSLAVDIGSAKGSIMGVFIGAANLGFVIGPSLAGFAAEYGSMADAFELTALLSGLCLLPTFLIMSKRLYVE from the coding sequence GTGAGAAGACAATTCAATTTTTTATGGCGAAACAGCCTAAATGAATGCTCCACGGCACAAAGGCGAACAGTTCAAGGAGTTCTTGGAGCCGCTTTTTTTTCCACTTTCGGAGTCGGCGCATTCACGTTCGCCCTATCAGTCAATGCCCAGTCGTCCGGGCTGTCCCCGTCCTGGCTCGGGCTTGCTTTTTCAGGATATTTTCTTGCACGGCTAGTCCTTGCGCCTCTAGCAGGCTATGGTGCAGATTTTATCGGAGCCATACCTCTTCTTCTTGCTGCAACAGGTGCAGGCGCCATTATCCCCGTTCTATATTACATTTACCCCTCAACCGAAGTCCTTGGAATAATTCAGATTTCTCTAGGTTTTTGTGCAGGCATAGTTAAACCCGTGACCATGTCCCTTTTGGGAGAATGTGTGCCTCCGAATAAACGAGGACGTTTATTCGGAGCTTACAATACATGTCTTTATGCAGCCCTTGTTATCAGCCCATTAGTTGGAGGATTGGCCATCAATATTCAAGGAGGAATCGGGCCTTTGATTCTTACTTGTCCCAGCATAGGCATGGGCCTGACATTCTTATTTTTTCTTCGCGCTAAAGCAGTATCACCTACCCATGAAGCAACAAGCAGAACGAAAAAAGAAGGCCCGCCGTGGCGAAACATGGCCTTTATAGCCCTGCTTTTAGCGGTTATTGGCCGTACAATGGGATCAGCTGTTATCATAACATTTTTGCCGCGACTCATTAATGAACGTTTCGGATTAAGCGGCATTCTTGCAGGAGTACTCTTCGCTCTGTCCAATATTGTCATCATTTTAGGCATGCCCATTACAAGCAAGTGGGCCGACATACGTGACAGAACAGGTTTAACCTTTCTAGGAATGGGGCTGTGTGCGGCGTGTTTGTTCGGCTTTGGTCAACCCCTTCCGCTATGGACATTCGCTTGTCTGTCTATTGCCATGGGGCTAGGATCGGCGCTGTCTCTTCCATCCTCCATGTCCCTTGCTGTAGACATAGGATCTGCTAAAGGCAGTATAATGGGAGTTTTTATCGGGGCAGCTAATCTGGGCTTTGTTATTGGACCGAGCCTAGCTGGATTCGCCGCAGAATATGGAAGCATGGCCGATGCTTTTGAACTAACCGCCCTTTTAAGCGGGTTGTGCCTGTTGCCCACATTTTTGATCATGAGCAAAAGACTTTATGTTGAATGA
- a CDS encoding Na(+)-translocating NADH-quinone reductase subunit A: MIKLKKGLDIPISGEPELDLFEGSPPQTVAVLGGDYIGMKPSMFVAVGDTVKLGQTLFKDKKIEGVVFAAPGAGKIVAINRGERRVLQSVVIELDETAGAVEFPIYDSENLLNLNRRTVVDNLVESGMWTAFRTRPFSKTPAIDSVPHSIFVTAMDTNPLAGDPAPIIWKDSEAWQNGLRILTRLTEGDVNVCNADDISMPLIQEVKVHSFSGPHPAGLVGTHVHFIDPVGPEKTIWHLGYQDVIAIGKLFTTGKLATERFISLAGPMIKKPCMIKTRVGASLNEMLAGKLMDGDIRVISGSVLSGTKADGALAFLGRFHNQVSAITEGGEREVLGWMRLGNDKFSSKAVFLSAFYKKGRKFALNTLLGGSNRAIFPTGAFDEVMPLDILPTYLVRALAVMDTDEAQALGCLELDEEDLALMSFVDCGKNDFGLMLREVLTLIEKEG; this comes from the coding sequence ATGATAAAACTCAAGAAAGGACTCGACATTCCTATCTCGGGCGAACCTGAGTTGGATTTATTCGAGGGAAGCCCCCCGCAGACCGTTGCGGTGCTCGGTGGCGACTATATCGGCATGAAGCCGAGTATGTTCGTTGCTGTCGGCGATACGGTCAAGCTCGGCCAAACACTCTTTAAAGATAAAAAGATCGAAGGCGTAGTTTTCGCGGCTCCAGGTGCAGGCAAAATCGTTGCCATCAATCGCGGAGAACGCCGTGTTTTACAGTCTGTAGTCATCGAACTGGACGAAACAGCGGGAGCTGTAGAATTTCCGATATATGATTCGGAAAATCTACTGAACCTTAACCGCCGTACTGTTGTCGATAATTTAGTAGAATCTGGAATGTGGACCGCGTTTCGTACGCGTCCCTTCAGCAAAACTCCGGCTATCGACTCTGTTCCCCATTCCATTTTTGTCACGGCCATGGATACCAATCCACTGGCTGGAGACCCCGCACCCATAATATGGAAAGATTCTGAAGCTTGGCAAAACGGGCTTCGGATTCTAACCCGGCTGACTGAAGGCGATGTTAATGTTTGCAACGCAGACGACATCTCCATGCCGCTTATTCAGGAAGTGAAGGTTCATTCCTTTTCCGGCCCGCACCCTGCTGGTCTGGTTGGAACCCACGTTCACTTTATTGATCCTGTTGGACCTGAAAAAACAATTTGGCATCTAGGCTATCAGGATGTCATCGCCATCGGCAAGCTTTTCACTACCGGAAAACTTGCGACAGAGCGTTTCATTTCCTTAGCCGGCCCTATGATCAAAAAGCCCTGTATGATCAAGACTCGCGTCGGCGCGAGCCTAAACGAAATGCTTGCCGGAAAACTCATGGATGGCGATATCCGTGTTATTTCCGGATCTGTTCTTTCCGGTACTAAAGCAGACGGAGCCTTGGCCTTTCTTGGTCGCTTCCACAACCAAGTTTCAGCAATAACCGAAGGCGGTGAGCGTGAAGTTTTGGGATGGATGAGACTAGGCAATGACAAGTTTTCGTCCAAAGCCGTGTTTTTGTCAGCATTCTATAAGAAAGGCAGGAAATTTGCCCTTAATACGCTTTTAGGCGGAAGTAATCGTGCGATTTTTCCGACAGGAGCGTTTGATGAGGTCATGCCGCTGGATATCCTGCCTACGTATCTTGTACGTGCGTTGGCTGTTATGGACACGGATGAAGCCCAGGCGCTTGGTTGTCTGGAACTCGATGAGGAAGACCTCGCCCTAATGTCCTTTGTGGACTGCGGCAAGAACGATTTCGGGCTAATGCTGCGCGAAGTCCTCACTCTTATCGAGAAGGAAGGATAA
- a CDS encoding NADH:ubiquinone reductase (Na(+)-transporting) subunit B, producing MGTLLNKIHDAVTGDGKYKKYYPLYEMVDTFILSPRETATGATHVRDAIDLKRVMITVVFALIPCFYMAMWNTGYQANTALAALGLDAGTGWRWSIMKILGIAANPESFGANVVLGSLYFFPIYIVCNIVGGFWETLFAVVRKHEINEGFLVTGSLIPLIVPPHLPLWQLALATSFGVVIGKEIFGGTGKNILNPALLARAFLFFAYPGQISGNGVWVAVDGFSGATPLALASGGGISAVMAKYSWWDCFIGTIPGSLGETSTLACLIGAVILTITGIASWRIMVSILVGAFTVAIVFNTVGSATNPMMTVSPLWHLVMGGLAFGMVYMATDPVSSAMTPKGQFYYGGLIGAMIILIRTVNPAYPEGVMLAILFGNVFAPLIDNFVMRANIKRRKVRSV from the coding sequence ATGGGAACTTTGCTAAATAAAATACACGATGCTGTCACTGGAGATGGGAAGTACAAAAAGTACTATCCACTCTACGAGATGGTTGACACCTTTATACTCTCGCCACGCGAGACTGCTACCGGCGCTACTCACGTCCGCGATGCCATCGACCTTAAACGGGTCATGATTACCGTAGTCTTTGCCCTTATTCCTTGTTTCTACATGGCTATGTGGAACACAGGATATCAGGCCAATACTGCGCTAGCAGCTCTTGGCCTCGATGCAGGAACGGGATGGCGCTGGAGCATAATGAAGATTCTCGGTATTGCGGCAAATCCGGAAAGTTTTGGAGCAAATGTAGTATTAGGCTCACTCTACTTCTTTCCAATTTATATTGTCTGTAATATTGTGGGTGGCTTTTGGGAAACCCTATTTGCCGTTGTTCGTAAACATGAAATAAACGAAGGATTTCTGGTCACAGGATCCCTTATTCCACTTATAGTTCCTCCCCATCTTCCGTTATGGCAATTGGCTCTGGCCACAAGTTTCGGAGTAGTGATCGGGAAGGAAATATTCGGGGGTACCGGTAAGAATATTCTTAATCCGGCTCTCTTGGCTCGTGCTTTCCTATTCTTTGCTTATCCGGGACAAATCTCCGGTAATGGAGTTTGGGTTGCAGTTGACGGTTTCTCCGGAGCAACTCCACTCGCATTAGCCTCCGGCGGCGGTATTTCTGCTGTTATGGCAAAATATTCCTGGTGGGATTGTTTTATCGGAACCATTCCAGGTTCACTAGGTGAAACTTCGACTCTAGCCTGCCTTATCGGCGCGGTAATTCTCACCATAACTGGTATAGCCTCATGGCGTATCATGGTGTCCATACTCGTCGGTGCTTTTACCGTAGCGATTGTGTTCAATACTGTGGGAAGTGCTACCAATCCTATGATGACCGTCAGCCCTCTGTGGCATCTCGTTATGGGTGGTCTAGCCTTCGGTATGGTTTACATGGCGACTGATCCAGTATCATCGGCCATGACACCAAAAGGACAATTCTATTACGGGGGACTTATCGGGGCTATGATCATCCTGATACGTACGGTCAATCCGGCCTACCCCGAGGGTGTCATGCTGGCGATTCTCTTCGGTAACGTGTTTGCTCCGCTAATTGATAATTTTGTTATGCGGGCTAATATCAAGCGAAGGAAGGTACGCAGTGTCTAA
- a CDS encoding Na(+)-translocating NADH-quinone reductase subunit C — MSNDSTQKVFIVAFSLCLVCSLLVSTAAVGLKSIQEENKVLARKENILKAAGIFNEDESITELYKQIETKVVDLSTGKYVDTDAIAFDQRKAAKDPASSVNIASEDDKAKIGHRSKYASVYLLKEGDVLKRIVLPIHGKGLWSTMYGFIALAPDFNTVKNFGFYEHAETPGLGGEVDNPNWKSVWIGKKVYNDKGEPVLDVIKGTVSPSDPMAAYKVDGLAGATLTARGVANLVQYWLGQGGFELYLKQLATEEGDQNG; from the coding sequence GTGTCTAACGATTCCACCCAAAAAGTATTCATTGTGGCGTTTTCCCTGTGTCTGGTTTGTTCGCTGCTTGTGTCTACCGCTGCAGTGGGCCTTAAGTCCATTCAGGAAGAAAACAAAGTCTTAGCGCGCAAAGAAAATATTCTAAAAGCTGCGGGCATCTTTAATGAAGATGAATCTATCACCGAGCTTTATAAACAAATCGAAACCAAGGTCGTTGATTTATCCACAGGTAAATATGTGGACACAGACGCGATCGCCTTTGATCAGCGCAAAGCTGCTAAAGATCCGGCATCCAGTGTCAACATTGCATCTGAAGATGACAAGGCCAAAATTGGACACAGATCCAAGTACGCCAGCGTCTATCTACTTAAAGAAGGTGATGTTCTCAAACGCATTGTTCTGCCGATCCATGGTAAAGGGTTGTGGTCGACCATGTATGGTTTCATCGCTCTTGCTCCCGATTTCAATACTGTAAAGAACTTCGGTTTCTACGAACATGCTGAAACTCCTGGATTGGGCGGAGAAGTCGACAATCCAAACTGGAAAAGCGTGTGGATTGGCAAGAAGGTCTATAATGATAAGGGCGAACCTGTCCTAGACGTCATCAAGGGAACTGTCAGCCCCTCTGATCCTATGGCTGCTTATAAAGTAGACGGATTGGCCGGCGCTACGCTGACAGCACGCGGTGTCGCCAACCTAGTACAGTACTGGCTGGGCCAAGGTGGATTCGAACTCTACCTCAAGCAGCTAGCTACCGAGGAGGGTGATCAAAATGGGTAA